Proteins encoded in a region of the Anaerolineales bacterium genome:
- a CDS encoding ATP-binding protein: MHELVVISGKGGTGKTSLTASLALLAGRSVVADCDVDAADLHLILSPRIRTRNEFISGNEAVIREEDCIGCGECMSLCRFDAIRAKDGPDGRTVYSIDPAGCEGCGVCVRFCPQGAIDFPERNCGEWMISDTRAGPMVHARLNIAAENSGKLVSTVRREARRIAEEEELPLILVDGPPGIGCPVIASLTGASQVLVVTEPTVSGEHDLNRVLSLARHFKIPAAVCVNKWDVNPGATERIEREAEKAGARIVGRIRYDPSVTAAQMQEKAVVETESPCAGDIRGVWDRLGLLGA; this comes from the coding sequence ATGCATGAGTTGGTGGTGATCAGCGGCAAAGGCGGCACCGGAAAGACCAGCCTGACGGCCTCGTTGGCGCTGCTGGCCGGGCGCTCGGTTGTCGCCGACTGCGACGTGGACGCGGCGGACCTGCACCTGATTCTCTCGCCGCGGATCCGCACGCGCAACGAATTCATTTCCGGCAACGAAGCCGTCATCCGCGAAGAGGATTGCATCGGTTGCGGGGAATGCATGTCCCTGTGCCGGTTCGACGCGATCCGCGCCAAGGACGGCCCCGACGGCAGGACGGTGTATTCCATCGATCCGGCCGGCTGCGAGGGATGCGGCGTGTGCGTCCGCTTCTGCCCGCAAGGGGCGATCGACTTCCCGGAGCGGAATTGCGGCGAGTGGATGATCTCCGACACCCGCGCCGGCCCGATGGTGCACGCGCGGTTGAACATCGCGGCCGAAAACTCCGGCAAGCTGGTTTCGACGGTGCGCCGCGAAGCCCGCCGCATCGCGGAGGAAGAGGAACTGCCGTTGATCCTGGTCGACGGGCCGCCGGGGATCGGCTGTCCGGTGATCGCCTCGCTGACCGGCGCCTCGCAGGTGCTGGTCGTGACCGAACCGACCGTCTCGGGCGAACACGACCTGAACCGGGTGTTGTCCCTGGCGCGGCACTTCAAGATCCCGGCCGCGGTATGCGTCAACAAATGGGACGTGAACCCCGGGGCGACGGAACGGATCGAACGGGAGGCGGAAAAGGCGGGGGCGCGGATCGTCGGCCGCATCCGCTACGACCCGTCGGTCACCGCCGCCCAGATGCAGGAAAAGGCGGTGGTGGAGACGGAGTCGCCCTGCGCCGGAGATATCCGCGGCGTATGGGACCGACTGGGGCTGTTGGGTGCGTAA
- a CDS encoding P-loop NTPase: MRNRHTDCHEPEGFSPTARDHAQRPRHQEALETYHARARVTGPCGDTMEFRLKAKDDAVADISFSTDGCGASKACGSMAACLADGRSVADAARISPREILAALGGVPPESEHCALLAVTTLKAACEEYLSRPAVPRESNGQAGTNARTDPHSGGAAQLDGESDKHFADRRALHARLSGIRHKVIVLSGKGGVGKSTLAVNIAVALVRAGKRVGLLDADLHGPSVPTMLGIEGETIRGGSNGMIPVERGGLKVMSIGFLLENPDDAVIWRGPAKMGAIRQFLSEVAWGELDYLVIDSPPGTGDEPLSVVQLLGALDGAVIVTTPQKVAAVDVRKSITFCRKLGIPVIGVVENMSGFICPKCGEVTQILRSGGGRRIAEDMAVSFLGSIPIDPAIAEASDNGRAFFDQPCGSPAAKILQEVIRPVLALAKAAGARERADITTSKEKPPMRIAIPLADGKLALHFGHCESFALIDADVEHKKILAREDVGAPPHEPGLLPSWLAERGAQVIIAGGMGSRAQNLFRQQGIRVVIGAPAGTAETVAQDFLNGSLQTGDNICDH, translated from the coding sequence GTGCGTAACCGACACACGGATTGCCACGAACCGGAAGGTTTTTCTCCGACGGCGCGGGATCACGCACAACGCCCCCGCCATCAAGAAGCGCTCGAGACATACCACGCGCGGGCGCGCGTCACCGGCCCCTGCGGCGACACGATGGAGTTTCGCTTGAAGGCAAAAGACGATGCCGTCGCGGACATCTCCTTTTCCACCGACGGTTGCGGCGCATCCAAGGCCTGCGGCAGCATGGCGGCGTGCCTGGCCGACGGACGAAGTGTGGCGGACGCGGCGCGGATCTCCCCGCGCGAGATTCTTGCCGCGCTCGGCGGGGTGCCTCCGGAATCCGAGCATTGCGCGCTACTGGCTGTAACCACCCTGAAGGCCGCTTGCGAAGAATACCTATCCCGCCCGGCGGTGCCGCGGGAATCGAACGGGCAAGCCGGAACAAACGCCCGCACCGATCCGCACAGCGGAGGCGCGGCGCAGCTGGACGGGGAAAGCGACAAGCATTTCGCGGACCGGCGCGCCCTGCATGCCCGGCTTTCCGGTATCCGCCATAAAGTCATCGTCCTCTCGGGCAAAGGGGGCGTCGGGAAAAGCACGCTGGCCGTCAACATCGCCGTGGCGCTGGTCCGGGCCGGGAAACGCGTCGGGTTGTTGGACGCGGACCTGCACGGCCCCAGCGTCCCCACGATGCTCGGCATCGAGGGGGAAACGATCCGCGGCGGCTCGAACGGGATGATCCCGGTGGAAAGAGGCGGATTGAAGGTCATGTCGATCGGGTTCCTTCTGGAGAATCCGGACGATGCCGTGATCTGGCGCGGTCCGGCGAAGATGGGGGCGATCCGGCAATTCCTGTCCGAGGTGGCCTGGGGCGAGTTGGACTACCTGGTGATCGATTCCCCGCCGGGAACGGGCGACGAACCGCTGTCCGTCGTTCAATTGCTCGGCGCGCTGGACGGGGCGGTGATCGTCACCACCCCGCAGAAGGTCGCCGCGGTGGACGTGCGCAAATCCATCACCTTTTGCCGCAAGCTCGGCATTCCGGTGATCGGCGTGGTGGAGAACATGAGCGGTTTTATCTGCCCGAAATGCGGGGAGGTCACCCAGATTCTGCGATCCGGCGGAGGCCGCCGGATTGCGGAGGATATGGCGGTGTCGTTCCTGGGATCCATCCCGATCGATCCCGCCATCGCCGAAGCCTCCGATAACGGGCGGGCGTTTTTCGATCAACCCTGCGGTTCGCCGGCGGCCAAGATCCTGCAGGAGGTCATCCGGCCGGTCTTGGCATTGGCGAAAGCTGCGGGAGCCCGGGAAAGGGCAGATATCACAACATCCAAGGAGAAACCACCCATGCGGATCGCGATACCTTTGGCGGACGGAAAACTTGCTCTGCATTTCGGCCATTGCGAATCCTTCGCGCTGATCGACGCCGATGTCGAACACAAAAAGATCCTCGCGCGGGAGGACGTGGGCGCGCCGCCGCACGAGCCGGGCCTCCTGCCGAGTTGGTTGGCGGAGCGCGGGGCGCAGGTGATCATCGCCGGCGGAATGGGAAGCCGCGCGCAAAACCTATTCCGCCAACAAGGCATCCGGGTCGTCATCGGCGCCCCGGCCGGCACGGCGGAAACCGTGGCGCAGGATTTTCTCAACGGGTCGCTGCAAACGGGCGATAATATCTGCGATCACTGA
- a CDS encoding NUDIX domain-containing protein yields MSEYTRRLRECIGNDLLISQAAAACIRDSQGRILLLRRSDGENLWGFPGGVIEPDERADEAVVRETFEETGLKVEPVSLIGVYSGPEYRFTYPNGDLAQPLVVFFECRVVGGELRPDLDESMETRYFGPEDVMPPMRACCVAKARDAFAHDGPAFSH; encoded by the coding sequence ATGAGTGAATATACCCGCCGCCTGCGGGAATGCATCGGGAACGATCTGCTGATCAGCCAGGCCGCCGCGGCCTGCATCCGCGACTCGCAGGGGCGCATCCTTCTCCTGCGCCGCAGCGACGGGGAGAACCTGTGGGGGTTCCCCGGGGGCGTGATCGAACCGGACGAACGGGCGGACGAGGCGGTCGTCCGCGAAACATTCGAGGAGACCGGATTGAAGGTTGAGCCGGTATCGCTGATCGGCGTATACTCCGGTCCGGAGTACCGGTTCACCTACCCCAACGGCGACCTCGCCCAGCCGCTGGTGGTCTTCTTCGAATGCCGGGTCGTGGGCGGAGAGTTGCGTCCGGATCTGGACGAAAGCATGGAGACGCGATACTTCGGCCCGGAGGACGTCATGCCGCCGATGCGGGCATGCTGCGTCGCAAAGGCCAGGGATGCTTTTGCCCACGACGGACCCGCCTTTTCCCATTGA
- a CDS encoding isoprenylcysteine carboxylmethyltransferase family protein gives MKNVTRFFLAHIVWPIFLAQYILAFFVYKLPGWPPLQAVGWAIWAVSLIFGVAPIFILGRRGGVAKGKSYVETTRLVDTSLYAVVRHPQYLAGILFNVAMMLMAQHGLVILLGLASAALLYSDIQDADRSGIAQFGDAYREYMRRVPQVNIPLGLYRLWRARRKPPSGAEEES, from the coding sequence ATGAAAAACGTCACCCGGTTCTTTCTGGCCCATATCGTCTGGCCGATCTTCCTCGCGCAATACATTCTCGCCTTTTTCGTCTACAAACTCCCCGGATGGCCTCCGTTGCAGGCCGTCGGCTGGGCCATCTGGGCGGTCTCGCTTATCTTCGGGGTCGCGCCGATCTTCATCCTCGGCCGGCGGGGCGGAGTTGCCAAGGGGAAAAGCTACGTCGAGACGACGCGCCTGGTGGACACCAGCCTATACGCTGTCGTCCGGCATCCGCAATACCTCGCGGGGATCCTCTTCAACGTCGCCATGATGCTGATGGCGCAGCACGGGCTGGTCATCTTGCTGGGCTTGGCTTCCGCGGCCCTGTTATACTCTGATATCCAAGACGCGGACCGGAGCGGGATCGCGCAATTCGGCGACGCGTACCGCGAGTACATGCGCCGCGTTCCGCAGGTCAACATCCCGCTCGGCCTGTACCGGCTGTGGCGCGCCCGGCGTAAGCCGCCGTCCGGAGCGGAGGAGGAATCATGA